A region from the Rosa rugosa chromosome 6, drRosRugo1.1, whole genome shotgun sequence genome encodes:
- the LOC133715253 gene encoding actin-depolymerizing factor 1 isoform X1: MANAASGMAVHDDCKLKFLDLKAKRTYRFIVYKIEEKQKQVVVEKLGEPSQSYEDFSACLPADECRYAVYDFDYVTEENCQKSRIIFIAWSPDISRVRSKMIYASSKDRFKRELDGIQVELQATDPTEMGLDVIRSRAN; encoded by the exons ATG GCAAACGCAGCATCTGGGATGGCTGTGCATGATGACTGCAAGTTGAAGTTCTTAGACTTGAAGGCAAAACGAACTTACCGCTTCATAGTTTACAAGATTGAGGAGAAGCAAAAGCAGGTTGTAGTGGAAAAGCTTGGTGAACCAAGTCAGAGCTACGAGGATTTCTCTGCCTGCCTCCCTGCTGATGAATGCCGATACGCTGTCTATGACTTTGATTATGTGACAGAAGAGAACTGCCAGAAGAGCCGCATTATTTTCATTGCTTG GTCCCCTGACATATCAAGGGTGAGAAGCAAGATGATTTATGCCAGTTCAAAGGACAGGTTCAAGAGAGAGTTGGATGGCATTCAGGTTGAGTTACAAGCTACTGACCCTACTGAGATGGGGCTTGATGTGATTAGAAGCCGTGCTAATTAA
- the LOC133717644 gene encoding aquaporin TIP1-3, with the protein MAISRIAVGTPGEASHPDAIRAAFAEFFSMLIFVFAGEGSGMAFSKLTNNGSATPSGLVAASLSHAFALFVAVSVGANISGGHVNPAVTFGAFLGGNITLLRAILYWIAQLLGSVVACLLLKFATGGLETAAFSLSSGVSIWNALVFEIVMTFGLVYTVYATAVDPKKGNVGIVAPIAIGLIVGANILAGGAFDGASMNPAVSFGPAVVSWSWNHHWVYWAGPFIGAAIAALVYDNMFIGDGAHEPLPHNDF; encoded by the exons ATGGCGATCTCTAGAATTGCAGTTGGGACACCAGGAGAGGCAAGCCACCCTGATGCAATAAGGGCTGCCTTTGCTGAGTTTTTCTCTAtgcttatttttgtttttgccgGGGAAGGTTCTGGCATGGCTTTCA GTAAGCTTACTAACAATGGATCAGCCACACCGTCTGGTCTGGTAGCTGCATCATTGTCACATGCGTTTGCGCTATTCGTGGCGGTCTCAGTTGGTGCAAACATTTCTGGAGGCCATGTAAACCCTGCTGTGACATTTGGTGCATTCCTTGGTGGGAACATAACACTTTTGAGGGCCATTCTGTATTGGATTGCGCAGCTTCTGGGATCGGTTGTTGCTTGCTTGTTGCTCAAGTTTGCCACTGGCGGATTG GAAACAGCAGCATTTTCTCTGTCCTCTGGTGTTTCTATATGGAATGCTTTGGTGTTTGAGATTGTGATGACCTTCGGCTTGGTCTACACAGTTTATGCCACAGCAGTGGATCCGAAGAAAGGGAATGTAGGCATTGTAGCACCTATCGCAATTGGTTTGATAGTGGGAGCCAACATCTTGGCTGGTGGTGCTTTTGATGGTGCATCTATGAACCCAGCTGTGTCATTCGGGCCTGCTGTGGTCAGTTGGTCATGGAATCACCACTGGGTCTACTGGGCCGGCCCGTTTATTGGTGCCGCAATTGCTGCTCTTGTCTATGACAACATGTTCATTGGTGATGGAGCTCATGAACCGCTTCCCCACAATGACTTTTAG
- the LOC133715252 gene encoding protein ALP1-like has translation MGPIRGMKRRKKTEQKNVLPAAPQSPQPEPLDWWDEFQQRITGPLSGSESRNAVKFESVFKISRKTFNYICSLVKEHMEIRNFSTKNGKRLCLQDQVAVALRRLSSGESLMNIGDSFGMNQTTVAQVTWRFAEAIEEKGLHHLCWPKEQGAMEEIKSKFERIRGLPNCCGAIDITHIMMTLPAADSSDVWLDGEKNCSMTLQAVVDPDMRFRNIVTGWPGSLSDDIILRSSGFFKLCEEGTCLNGKKMVLSEGTEVREYIVGDSGFPLLEWLMTPYQGRKLPDDKSEFNERLSATQMVARRAFVRLKEMWKLIQGAMWLPDKNKLPRIILACCILHNIVIDMDDQVQDEMPLSHHHDSGYHHQGCESADKAGSVLREKLSLYFSGQLP, from the exons ATGGGCCCCATCAGAGgaatgaagaggaggaagaagactgAACAGAAGAATGTGCTTCCTGCTGCTCCACAGAGTCCTCAGCCCGAGCCACTGGATTGGTGGGACGAGTTCCAGCAGAGGATTACTG GGCCTTTATCTGGATCAGAATCCAGAAATGCAGTGAAATTTGAATCTGTCTTTAAAATATCAAGAAAGACATTCAATTACATTTGTTCACTTGTAAAGGAACATATGGAGATTAGGAACTTCAGTACCAAAAATGGCAAGCGTTTGTGTCTGCAAGACCAAGTTGCTGTTGCTCTTAGGAGGCTTAGCTCTGGTGAATCATTAATGAACATTGGTGACTCCTTTGGGATGAACCAAACAACTGTTGCTCAGGTAACCTGGCGGTTTGCAGAAGCAATAGAAGAGAAAGGGCTCCACCATCTTTGTTGGCCTAAAGAGCAAGGTGCAATGGAAGAGATAAAGTCCAAGTTTGAAAGAATTCGTGGCCTTCCAAATTGCTGTGGTGCAATCGACATCACTCACATCATGATGACTCTGCCTGCAGCTGACTCATCAGATGTCTGGCTCGATGGTGAGAAAAACTGCAGCATGACCTTGCAGGCAGTTGTTGACCCTGATATGAGATTTCGTAACATAGTTACTGGATGGCCAGGAAGTCTGAGTGATGACATTATCCTCCGAAGCTCAGGTTTCTTCAAACTGTGTGAAGAAGGAACTTGTTTAAATGGTAAGAAAATGGTGCTGTCTGAAGGAACAGAAGTAAGAGAATACATAGTAGGAGATTCCGGTTTTCCACTTTTGGAATGGCTTATGACTCCTTACCAGGGAAGAAAACTCCCAGATGATAAGTCTGAGTTTAACGAGCGACTTTCTGCAACCCAAATGGTGGCAAGGAGAGCATTTGTGAGGTTGAAGGAGATGTGGAAATTAATTCAAGGAGCAATGTGGTTGCCTGATAAGAATAAGCTGCCGAGGATTATTCTCGCTTGCTGCATACTGCATAACATAGTCATTGATATGGATGATCAGGTGCAGGACGAAATGCCTCTGTCCCATCACCATGATTCGGGTTACCACCACCAGGGTTGTGAATCTGCTGACAAGGCTGGCTCTGTTCTAAGAGAGAAACTTTCTCTATACTTCTCTGGACAATTACCATGA
- the LOC133717654 gene encoding phragmoplastin interacting protein 1 — translation MVLSNRKLKQQLREKIADSLLTFEIVKSDPSNDGSANPDPNSQPQSLRALLGSATPKPSLSKRAKRRKIAALRGPAASGSGGNFEENEGEEIRAEELGVEKEKSGALGSAGNGDLKKDIGSESLGKKKKKKEKSGDLGAEGNGDLEEEKSEIGSESLGKKKRKRDEEEKSGDLSSEENGGVKEAKKPKKKKPKWKKKKEAKSEEEKGFEVVREDKKGFEVVREEEGVNETNMETERQANGEVATKVYVGGIPYYSTEDDIRSYFESCGSITEIDCMKFPDSGKFKGIAIISFRTEAAAKRALALDGADMGGLFLKIQPYKTTRVNKVVNKVSDFAPKIVEGYNRIYVGNLSWDITEDELRKLFSDCKISSINFGMDKETGEFRGYAHVEFSDSLSLTMALKLDQKIVLGRPVKISCAVPLRKPGIHPKSVSTTTGTLSEAVAITASAGADNAGLSAISGKLKRRTCYECGEKGHVSSLCPMKQPVNVIDTNASYTKPVTSTSMLLESVTTSTEAANTELSSVSGKIKRRTCYECGEKGHVSTACPKKQSAGAIIDTNATPMMPVHTITSPVWESVAITPSTGVDDTGLSSISGKIKRRTCYECGEKGHVSTACPNKQYAQPIVTTASHMKPVPTTPTPLLESAATTTSTEPDNAGLSSISGKIKRRTCYECGEKGHISSACPKKQSVDNNAS, via the exons ATGGTTTTATCAAATCGAAAGCTGAAGCAACAGCTCAGGGAGAAGATAGCCGATTCTTTATTGACATTCGAAATCGTTAAGTCCGACCCGAGCAATGACGGGTCTGCAAACCCTGACCCGAATTCGCAGCCCCAATCGCTGAGAGCGCTTCTGGGTTCCGCGACCCCGAAGCCCAGCTTGTCGAAGCGGGCGAAAAGGAGAAAGATCGCCGCTTTGCGAGGTCCGGCGGCGAGTGGCAGCGGCGGTAATTTTGAGGAAAACGAGGGGGAGGAAATTAGGGCAGAGGAATTGGGGGTTGAGAAGGAAAAGAGTGGAGCTTTGGGTTCGGCGGGAAATGGGGATTTGAAGAAGGACATTGGGTCGGAGAgtttggggaagaagaagaagaagaaggaaaagagtGGAGATTTGGGTGCAGAGGGAAATGGGGATTTGGAGGAAGAGAAAAGTGAAATTGGGTCAGAGAgtttggggaagaagaagaggaagagagatgaGGAAGAAAAGAGTGGAGATTTGAGTTCAGAGGAAAATGGGGGTGTGAAGGAGGCTAagaaaccaaagaagaagaagcccaagtggaagaagaagaaggaggcaAAGAGTGAGGAAGAGAAGGGTTTTGAGGTTGTGAGGGAAGACAAGAAGGGATTTGAGGTTGTGAGGGAAGAGGAAGGTGTCAATGAGACTAATATGGAAACTGAAAG GCAAGCAAATGGGGAAGTTGCGACAAAAGTTTATGTTGGAGGGATTCCTTATTACTCGACGGAGGATGATATTCGAAGTTACTTTGAAAGCTGTGGCTCCATTACTGAGATTGATTGTATGAAGTTTCCTGACAGTGGGAAGTTCAAAGGAATTGCCATTATTAGCTTTAGG ACAGAAGCTGCAGCTAAACGAGCCTTGGCTCTTGATGGAGCTGACAT GGGTGGACTGTTTCTGAAAATCCAACCTTACAAAACAACTCGGGTCAATAAAGTAGTCAATAAAGTATCTGATTTTGCCCCAAAAATTGTGGAGGGCTACAATAGAATCTACGTTGGAAATTTGTCTTGGGATATCACTGAGGACGAACTGAGGAAACTTTTCTCAGATTGCAAGATATCGTCTATCAATTTTGGCATGGATAAGGAAACAGGAGAATTCCGAGGCTATGCCCATGTGGAATTTTCCGACAGTCTCTCACTGACAATGGCATTGAAGTTGGATCAGAAGATTGTTCTGGGGAGACCTGTCAAGATAAGCTGTGCAGTTCCTCTGAGAAAACCAGGGATCCATCCCAAGTCTGTATCCACAACTACGGGTACCCTTTCGGAGGCTGTAGCTATTACTGCAAGTGCAGGAGCTGATAATGCCGGGTTGAGTGCCATCAGTGGTAAGCTTAAGAGAAGGACCTGCTATGAGTGTGGTGAAAAGGGCCATGTTTCTTCACTTTGTCCAATGAAGCAACCTGTGAATGTAATAGATACTAATGCATCCTATACAAAGCCTGTAACGAGTACAAGTATGCTTTTGGAGTCTGTAACAACAAGTACAGAAGCTGCTAATACTGAGTTGAGTTCTGTCAGTGGTAAGATCAAGAGAAGGACATGCTATGAGTGTGGTGAAAAGGGCCATGTTTCTACAGCTTGTCCAAAGAAGCAATCTGCTGGTGCAATAATAGATACCAATGCCACCCCTATGATGCCTGTACATACAATTACAAGTCCTGTATGGGAGTCCGTAGCTATAACTCCAAGTACAGGAGTTGATGATACTGGGTTGAGTTCCATCAGCGGTAAGATTAAGAGAAGAACATGTTACGAATGTGGGGAAAAAGGTCATGTTTCTACAGCTTGTCCAAACAAACAATATGCTCAGCCAATAGTAACCACTGCAAGTCATATGAAGCCTGTACCTACAACTCCAACACCCCTTCTGGAGTCTGCAGCTACAACTACAAGTACAGAACCCGATAATGCTGGGTTGAGCTCCATTAGCGGTAAGATTAAGAGAAGGACGTGCTATGAGTGTGGTGAAAAGGGCCATATATCTTCAGCTTGTCCAAAGAAACAATCTGTCGATAACAATGCAAGCTGA
- the LOC133718278 gene encoding F-box protein At2g39490-like: MEEKRDLFGRLPNDIICHIISFLPSESALETSLISSRWRGLWNTALVQHVAIDEVPDAVAVFLSHFDKLDPLRHPRRLKLYFGEGSDVLLATIAANDKLHLDFSIGKKEEEYPPRHFDLQLQLKCDQNVQNLIAHPQPCASTFSVKTLYLKSVTNVVNEAISSMFSSLEFLEHLKIIECDGLQSLHIESSPKLLSLSIFDCQHLKSLHLRTSKLRSFHYRGFLPRIWPEHHFNLADAMLDFRLGPGYTSFSSSDFDPMLLTLKNAQVLKLCRWGFQALIWPLISPLQANFMFYKVKELWWIDKEEESYDSDALISFLKLCPVMERLFVTNDPESYCITSTAPTSR, encoded by the exons ATGGAGGAAAAGAGAGATTTGTTTGGCAGATTACCAAACGATATCATTTGCCATatcatttcttttcttccttcagAATCTGCATTAGAAACCAGTTTGATTTCAAGTAGATGGAGAGGTCTATGGAACACAGCTTTGGTTCAACATGTAGCTATAGATGAAGTTCCTGATGCAGTTGCTGTGTTTCTATCTCATTTTGACAAACTTGATCCCTTGAGGCACCCCAGAAGGCTAAAGTTGTACTTCGGCGAAGGTAGTGATGTGCTCCTAGCTACCATTGCAGCCAATGATAAACTTCACTTGGATTTTTCTATAgggaaaaaggaggaggagtaCCCTCCAAGGCATTTTGATTTGCAGTTGCAGCTTAAATGTGACCAGAATGTCCAAAACCTTATAGCTCACCCCCAACCTTGCGCCTCTACTTTCTCTGTCAAAACCCTTTATCTGAAATCAGTAACCAATGTTGTCAATGAGGCAATTTCTTCTATGTTTTCGAGTTTAGAGTTTCTTGAACACTTGAAGATCATTGAATGTGATGGGTTACAAAGTTTGCATATCGAGTCCAGTCCAAAGCTACTCAGCTTAAGCATCTTTGACTGTCAGCACCTCAAATCTCTCCACCTCAGAACCTCTAAACTTCGATCCTTTCATTACCGAGGTTTTCTCCCTAGGATTTGGCCAGAACATCATTTCAACCTTGCAGATGCCATGCTTGATTTCAGACTAGGCCCCGGCTACACAAGTTTCAGCAGTAGCGACTTTGATCCAATGTTGTTAACCCTAAAGAATGCTCAGGTTCTTAAATTATGCAGATGGGGTTTTCAG GCACTGATCTGGCCATTGATATCGCCTCTACAAGCAAATTTCATGTTTTATAAAGTGAAAGAGTTATGGTGGATTGATAAGGAGGAAGAAAGTTACGACAGTGATGCCTTAATCTCCTTTCTGAAATTGTGTCCTGTCATGGAAAGACTCTTTGTAACC AATGATCCTGAAAGCTACTGCATAACAAGCACAGCTCCAACCTCAAGATAG
- the LOC133715253 gene encoding uncharacterized protein LOC133715253 isoform X2, with translation MSNALLNSHLYNFGNTDFQMTNWDTQMNMNRKIGFCMGSKAIESDNHNSVSGDISDVPLDQSSLFTYQTAVTAGYSNGEFRYDHGIFQQPMLFDKSINSATQFQEDFQVIQNARKRPIIEVNDILPKNDLGGSIGERTISNEWNQNKRNKGTNSQQQWHNQLQEASMEKQDNRKLQVPVRRSQKLSDKITALQKLVSPYGKTDTASVLQEASIYIVLLQQQIQNLHRIFSNSYKNAAGLHTQESGSSSQVLDLRSKGLCLVPISMTQKVTMEEGFDEDHLSTSRKFANAASGMAVHDDCKLKFLDLKAKRTYRFIVYKIEEKQKQVVVEKLGEPSQSYEDFSACLPADECRYAVYDFDYVTEENCQKSRIIFIAWSPDISRVRSKMIYASSKDRFKRELDGIQVELQATDPTEMGLDVIRSRAN, from the exons ATGAGTAACGCTCTTCTTAATTCCCATCTTTACAACTTTG GAAATACTGATTTTCAGATGACAAATTGGGATACTCAAATGAACATGAATAGAAAGAT TGGCTTTTGCATGGGGTCCAAAGCAATAGAAAGTGACAACCATAACAGTGTTTCTGGAGACATTTCTGATGTTCCTCTTGATCAGTCATCACTCTTTACCTATCAGACAG CAGTAACAGCAGGTTATTCCAATGGGGAATTCAGATATGATCATGGCATTTTTCAGCAGCCAATGTTGTTTGACAAGAGTATTAATTCAGCTACCCAATTTCAAGAA GATTTTCAGGTCATACAGAATGCAAGGAAGCGCCCAATAATTGAGGTCAATGATATCTTGCCCAAAAATGACCTTGGTGGTTCAATTGGTGAGAGAACaatttcaaatgaatggaaccAAAACAAGAGAAACAAGGGGACAAATTCTCAACAACAATGGCATAATCAACTCCAAGAAGCATCTATGGAAAAACAAGACAATAGG AAGTTGCAAGTTCCTGTGAGGCGAAGCCAAAAGCTTAGTGACAAAATCACTGCTCTTCAAAAATTGGTTTCCCCCTATGGCAAG ACTGACACTGCCTCAGTTCTTCAAGAGGCTTCGATTTACATCGTGCTTCTTCAACAACAAATTCAG AATCTGCATCGGATCTTTAGTAATTCATACAAGAATGCTGCAGGACTTCACACACAA GAATCTGGGAGTAGTAGCCAAGTGCTTGACCTCAGAAGCAAAGGCCTTTGTTTGGTTCCTATTTCCATGACTCAGAAAGTGACTATGGAAGAGGGTTTTGATGAGGATCATCTTTCTACATCAAGAAAATTT GCAAACGCAGCATCTGGGATGGCTGTGCATGATGACTGCAAGTTGAAGTTCTTAGACTTGAAGGCAAAACGAACTTACCGCTTCATAGTTTACAAGATTGAGGAGAAGCAAAAGCAGGTTGTAGTGGAAAAGCTTGGTGAACCAAGTCAGAGCTACGAGGATTTCTCTGCCTGCCTCCCTGCTGATGAATGCCGATACGCTGTCTATGACTTTGATTATGTGACAGAAGAGAACTGCCAGAAGAGCCGCATTATTTTCATTGCTTG GTCCCCTGACATATCAAGGGTGAGAAGCAAGATGATTTATGCCAGTTCAAAGGACAGGTTCAAGAGAGAGTTGGATGGCATTCAGGTTGAGTTACAAGCTACTGACCCTACTGAGATGGGGCTTGATGTGATTAGAAGCCGTGCTAATTAA